The following coding sequences lie in one Pseudomonas sp. SL4(2022) genomic window:
- a CDS encoding Crp/Fnr family transcriptional regulator → MSVNPSPQQNHLLATLPDEVLERLLPHLELVAMPLGMVLYESGDTLRHVYFPTDSIVSLLYVMESGASAEISVVGNDGVIGVALFMGGESTTSRAIVQSAGSAYRVLGKRFKEEFNRHGDMLQLMLRYSQALITQMAQTAVCNRHHSIDQQLCRWLLLSLDRLSGSQLAMTQELIANMLGVRREGVTEAAGKLHRLGVIDYSRGLITVLDRDKLERLSCECYAVVKRETDRLLPYKVAHPAH, encoded by the coding sequence ATGTCCGTAAACCCCAGTCCGCAGCAGAACCACCTTCTTGCCACCTTGCCTGATGAGGTTCTGGAGCGTCTGCTGCCGCACCTTGAGCTGGTGGCCATGCCGTTGGGCATGGTGCTGTATGAATCGGGCGATACCTTACGCCATGTGTACTTTCCCACCGACTCGATTGTCTCCCTGCTGTATGTGATGGAGAGCGGCGCATCGGCGGAGATTTCCGTGGTGGGTAATGACGGGGTCATCGGTGTGGCGCTGTTCATGGGCGGCGAGAGCACCACCAGCCGCGCCATTGTGCAAAGTGCCGGTAGCGCTTACCGGGTACTCGGCAAACGCTTCAAGGAAGAGTTCAACCGCCATGGCGACATGCTGCAGCTGATGCTGCGCTACAGCCAGGCGCTGATTACCCAGATGGCGCAGACGGCGGTGTGCAACCGCCATCACTCGATTGATCAGCAGCTGTGCCGTTGGTTATTGCTGTCGCTGGATCGTCTTTCCGGCAGCCAGCTGGCCATGACCCAGGAGCTGATTGCCAATATGCTTGGCGTACGCCGCGAAGGCGTTACTGAGGCCGCCGGCAAGCTGCATCGCCTGGGGGTTATCGATTACAGCCGTGGGCTAATCACCGTGCTGGATCGGGACAAGCTCGAGCGCCTGAGCTGTGAGTGCTATGCCGTGGTCAAACGCGAAACCGACCGCCTGCTGCCATATAAAGTGGCGCATCCGGCGCACTAA
- a CDS encoding DUF3309 family protein, producing the protein MSLGSIVLIVLVLLLIGAIPAWPHSRSWGYGPTGGLGVVVVVLLVLLLMGRI; encoded by the coding sequence ATGAGCCTGGGTAGCATTGTATTGATCGTGCTGGTGCTGTTATTGATCGGTGCCATACCGGCCTGGCCACACAGCAGAAGCTGGGGTTACGGGCCTACCGGCGGTTTGGGCGTAGTGGTGGTGGTGCTGTTGGTGCTGCTGTTAATGGGCCGAATTTAA
- a CDS encoding RNA polymerase sigma factor has protein sequence MDYPADQALLTRLRAGEQKAYRELVATYQGAMRAVAFAIVGRRNADEVVQDAWLAVVRSLDGFQARSSLKTWLLTITANTAKTRLKGNRREVLLDDIPAPHGSIGDERFSADGHWLLAPHAWHHDSPEALLTEEELRECLEKTLASLSELQGSVLHLREREGLELEEICNLLQVSLSNVRVLLHRARLKVFATLEHFEETGQC, from the coding sequence ATGGATTACCCGGCCGATCAGGCGCTGCTCACGCGTCTGCGTGCAGGCGAACAGAAGGCCTACCGCGAGCTGGTTGCCACCTATCAGGGGGCGATGCGCGCGGTGGCCTTTGCCATTGTTGGCCGCCGCAATGCCGATGAAGTGGTACAGGACGCCTGGCTGGCCGTGGTGCGCAGCCTCGACGGTTTTCAGGCGCGTTCCAGCCTGAAGACCTGGCTGCTGACCATCACCGCCAACACCGCGAAAACCCGCCTGAAGGGCAATCGCCGCGAAGTGCTGCTCGACGATATTCCCGCGCCTCACGGCAGTATTGGTGATGAACGTTTCAGTGCGGACGGCCATTGGCTGCTGGCGCCGCATGCCTGGCATCACGACTCGCCGGAAGCCCTGCTGACCGAGGAGGAATTGCGCGAATGCCTGGAGAAAACCCTGGCCAGCCTGTCCGAGTTGCAGGGCAGCGTGTTGCACCTGCGTGAGCGTGAAGGGTTGGAGTTGGAGGAGATCTGTAATCTTTTGCAGGTTTCGCTCTCCAATGTGCGGGTGCTGTTGCACCGCGCACGGCTCAAGGTATTCGCCACCCTGGAGCATTTTGAGGAGACCGGCCAATGTTGA
- the pgm gene encoding phosphoglucomutase (alpha-D-glucose-1,6-bisphosphate-dependent), producing the protein MSPRIHPLAGQPAPASLLTDITALLAAYYDLQPDLSVASQRVAFGTSGHRGSSLAYSFNQAHVLAISQAICDYRVAQGISGPLFIGADTHALSQPALDSAIEVLAANGVQTMISAGGEFTPTPAISQAILVHNQGRSSGLADGIVITPSHNPPDSGGFKYNPTNGGPADSDITTWVQNRANALLEGGLREVKRMPLAQARQAANVQEYDYLGSYVSDLGNVIDFAPIRAAGLRLGVDPLGGAGVHYWGRIAEQYGLNLDVVSEIIDPQFAFMSLDWDGQIRMDPSSSHAMQRLIGLKNGYDIAFACDTDYDRHGIVAPSVGLLPANHFLSVAIDFLFQHRPQWSATAAVGKTLVSSAMIDRVSTRLGRPLQEVPVGFKWFAGGLFDGSLGFGGEESAGATFLRRDGRVWTTDKDGIALALLAAEMTAVTGRDPGELYQGLSAEFGAIYADRVDAPATPAQKKALGKLSPAQISSRELAGDAITQVLDKAPGNGAAIGGIKVISEGGWFAARPSGTEDIYKIYAESFRDAAHLQRIFSEAQQIVDGALVAE; encoded by the coding sequence GTGAGCCCGCGTATTCACCCTTTGGCCGGTCAGCCGGCACCTGCGTCCCTGTTGACCGACATCACTGCGCTGCTGGCGGCCTATTACGACCTGCAGCCGGACCTGAGCGTGGCCAGCCAGCGCGTGGCATTCGGCACCTCCGGGCATCGCGGCAGCTCCCTGGCGTACAGCTTCAATCAGGCCCATGTGCTGGCGATCAGCCAGGCGATCTGCGATTACCGGGTGGCCCAGGGCATCAGTGGCCCGCTGTTTATCGGTGCCGATACCCACGCGCTGTCGCAACCGGCGCTGGACAGCGCGATTGAAGTGCTGGCGGCCAATGGTGTGCAGACCATGATCTCCGCCGGCGGCGAGTTCACCCCGACGCCGGCGATCAGCCAGGCCATCCTGGTGCACAACCAGGGCCGCAGTTCGGGCCTGGCCGATGGCATCGTCATCACCCCCTCGCATAACCCGCCGGACAGCGGCGGCTTCAAGTACAACCCCACCAACGGCGGCCCGGCCGACAGCGATATCACCACCTGGGTGCAGAACCGCGCCAATGCGTTGCTTGAAGGCGGCCTGCGCGAGGTCAAACGCATGCCCCTGGCGCAGGCGCGACAGGCGGCCAATGTGCAGGAATACGATTACCTCGGCAGCTATGTAAGTGACCTGGGCAATGTCATCGACTTCGCGCCGATCCGCGCGGCGGGCCTGCGCCTGGGTGTCGACCCGTTGGGCGGTGCCGGCGTGCATTACTGGGGCCGCATCGCCGAGCAGTACGGCCTCAATCTGGACGTGGTGAGCGAGATTATCGACCCGCAGTTCGCCTTTATGAGCCTGGACTGGGACGGACAGATCCGCATGGACCCATCCTCCAGCCATGCCATGCAGCGCCTGATCGGCCTGAAAAATGGCTACGACATCGCCTTTGCCTGCGACACCGACTATGACCGTCACGGCATCGTTGCGCCAAGCGTCGGCCTGCTGCCGGCCAACCACTTCCTCAGTGTGGCCATCGATTTCCTGTTTCAGCATCGTCCGCAGTGGAGCGCCACAGCAGCGGTGGGCAAGACCCTGGTCAGCAGCGCGATGATTGACCGCGTCAGCACACGCCTGGGCCGACCGCTGCAGGAAGTGCCGGTGGGCTTCAAATGGTTTGCCGGCGGTCTGTTCGACGGCTCGCTGGGCTTTGGCGGCGAGGAGAGCGCCGGGGCGACCTTCCTGCGCCGTGATGGTCGGGTCTGGACCACCGACAAGGACGGCATCGCGTTGGCCCTGCTGGCCGCCGAGATGACCGCTGTGACTGGGCGTGACCCTGGCGAGCTGTACCAGGGCCTGAGCGCTGAGTTCGGCGCGATCTATGCCGACCGCGTTGATGCGCCGGCTACACCGGCGCAGAAAAAAGCGCTGGGCAAACTCTCGCCGGCGCAGATCAGCAGCCGTGAACTGGCGGGCGATGCCATTACCCAGGTGCTCGACAAGGCGCCGGGCAATGGCGCGGCGATTGGTGGCATCAAGGTGATCAGCGAGGGCGGCTGGTTCGCCGCGCGGCCATCCGGTACCGAAGACATCTACAAAATCTACGCCGAGAGCTTCCGCGATGCGGCGCACCTGCAGCGCATCTTCAGCGAGGCGCAGCAGATCGTGGATGGGGCACTGGTTGCCGAATAG
- a CDS encoding anti-sigma factor family protein: MLSCKQLVAHSSEFLDGQLGLRQRMSVRLHLAMCQHCRRFIKQMRLSQTVLRQLPPEQSAELDALAAKLAELRRQHS, from the coding sequence ATGTTGAGTTGCAAGCAGCTGGTGGCCCACTCCAGCGAGTTTCTCGATGGGCAGTTAGGCCTGCGTCAGCGCATGTCGGTACGTTTGCACCTGGCCATGTGTCAGCACTGTCGGCGGTTTATCAAACAGATGCGCCTGAGCCAGACGGTGCTGCGCCAGCTGCCGCCCGAGCAAAGCGCCGAGCTGGACGCGTTGGCCGCCAAGCTGGCTGAGTTACGCCGCCAGCATTCCTGA
- a CDS encoding Crp/Fnr family transcriptional regulator produces the protein MSVKAPLHILSQLIESLPSKSRKHLLDGCEQVDLVFGSVLHEAHQPIHHVYFPLSGFVSLVTTLEGHQPLEMGLIGNEGMLGATLALGVAQAPMRAVVQGAGSALCLSSTLFKQELLNSPALLRMLKRYLYVVMAQLSQSAACMHFHEIEPRLARWLLMTHDRAHADHFHLTHEFLADMLGVRRSGVSIAAAAMQERGLISYSRGEINILNRHGLEQVACECYAVLRADYRAQF, from the coding sequence ATGTCTGTTAAAGCACCGCTGCATATCCTCAGCCAGCTGATCGAGAGCCTACCGAGCAAGTCACGCAAACACCTGCTCGACGGCTGCGAGCAGGTGGACCTGGTTTTCGGCAGCGTGTTGCACGAGGCCCACCAACCGATTCACCACGTGTACTTCCCTTTGAGCGGGTTTGTTTCTCTGGTCACCACCTTAGAGGGGCATCAACCCCTGGAAATGGGGCTGATAGGTAATGAAGGCATGCTCGGTGCCACCCTCGCCCTGGGGGTGGCGCAGGCTCCGATGCGCGCCGTGGTACAGGGTGCCGGCAGTGCCTTGTGTCTCAGCAGTACGCTGTTCAAGCAGGAGCTGCTGAACAGCCCGGCCTTGCTGCGTATGCTCAAACGCTATCTGTATGTGGTGATGGCGCAGTTGTCGCAGAGTGCCGCCTGCATGCATTTTCACGAGATCGAGCCGCGCCTGGCTCGTTGGCTGCTGATGACCCACGACCGCGCGCATGCCGATCATTTTCACCTGACCCATGAATTTCTCGCCGACATGCTCGGGGTGCGCCGCAGTGGGGTGTCGATTGCCGCCGCCGCCATGCAGGAGCGCGGCCTGATCAGCTACAGCCGTGGCGAGATCAATATCCTCAACCGCCATGGCCTGGAGCAGGTGGCGTGTGAGTGCTATGCGGTGCTGCGGGCTGATTACCGTGCACAGTTCTAG
- a CDS encoding putative bifunctional diguanylate cyclase/phosphodiesterase, which produces MGNRILIITSNSHDAATLEEALQRAQDGPFSIEWVTRLSIAMERLRADNAVTIDAILVDLHLPDSQGLATFTALFALVPGIPIMTLSELDADQQTSEAIRQGAQGCLYKDYFNNALVPQALRNIILRKAVEEALFVEKTRLAITLNSISDAVIGTDLHGQVDYLNAAAERMTGWQLADAQKQPIERIMCLVHSKTREPVANPVVKVLQDNTCKLLAAGTLLIRRDGSESTIEDSAAPIHDSAGRLKGAVMVFHDITAAHAMTEKMTHLAQHDSLTNLPNRALLNDRIGQAIALAERHNGQLALLFLDLDNFKHINDSLGHSVGDQLLQAVALRLSDCVRGSDTVSRLGGDEFVVLLGESHSAEDAARTAEKILEALASTYVIADQQLHISASIGISTYPNDAENAPDLIRTADTAMYQAKEEGRNNYQFFRSEMNVRAVERQVVEAHLRSALEKDQFILHYQPKIDLHSGRITSAEALIRWQHPSWGIILPARFIPVAEACGLIVPLGRWVLQQACKQAKRWENCGYVLDSVAVNISALEFRRQDFVDSVREALQSSDLDAHKLQLEITESVLMRDAQASATILQQLKNLGVQLAVDDFGTGYSSLSYLTQFPIDVLKIDRTFVQAIENSNGIIVSAVIAMGNSLKQRVIAEGIEEPAQLEFLRHHQCGEGQGYLFSHPVSVEQFTHLLRSGIHSPINTLANTS; this is translated from the coding sequence ATGGGCAATCGCATCCTGATCATCACCAGCAACAGCCATGACGCGGCCACCCTGGAAGAAGCCCTGCAACGCGCCCAGGACGGTCCTTTCAGCATTGAGTGGGTAACCCGATTGAGCATCGCCATGGAGCGTCTGCGCGCAGACAACGCCGTGACGATCGACGCCATCCTGGTCGATCTGCACTTACCGGACAGCCAGGGACTGGCCACTTTTACAGCCCTGTTTGCCCTGGTGCCGGGTATTCCGATCATGACCCTCAGCGAACTGGATGCCGATCAGCAAACCAGCGAAGCGATTCGCCAGGGTGCCCAGGGCTGCCTGTACAAGGACTATTTCAACAACGCCCTGGTGCCACAGGCGCTGCGCAATATCATTCTGCGCAAGGCGGTTGAAGAAGCGCTGTTTGTCGAGAAGACACGCCTGGCCATCACCCTTAACTCGATCAGCGATGCGGTGATTGGCACCGACCTGCACGGCCAGGTCGACTACCTGAATGCGGCGGCCGAGCGGATGACCGGCTGGCAACTTGCCGACGCACAGAAGCAACCGATCGAGCGCATCATGTGCCTGGTCCACAGCAAGACCCGCGAGCCAGTGGCCAACCCGGTCGTCAAGGTACTGCAGGACAACACCTGCAAGCTACTGGCGGCCGGCACCCTGCTGATCCGCCGCGACGGCAGCGAATCGACGATTGAGGATTCCGCCGCGCCGATCCATGACTCGGCCGGGCGCCTCAAGGGTGCCGTAATGGTGTTTCACGACATAACCGCCGCCCACGCCATGACCGAGAAAATGACCCACCTGGCACAGCACGACAGCCTGACCAACCTGCCCAATCGCGCCCTGCTCAACGACCGCATCGGCCAGGCGATTGCCCTGGCCGAACGGCATAACGGCCAACTGGCCCTGCTGTTCCTCGACCTGGACAACTTCAAACACATCAATGACTCGTTGGGCCACAGTGTTGGCGATCAGCTGCTACAGGCCGTGGCGCTGCGCCTGAGTGACTGCGTGCGCGGTTCCGATACCGTCAGCCGCCTGGGCGGCGACGAGTTCGTCGTCCTGTTGGGGGAAAGTCACTCGGCCGAGGATGCCGCGCGTACAGCCGAGAAAATCCTCGAGGCCCTGGCCAGTACCTATGTAATCGCAGACCAGCAGCTGCATATCAGCGCCAGCATCGGTATCAGCACCTACCCCAATGATGCCGAGAATGCGCCTGATCTGATCCGTACAGCCGACACCGCGATGTACCAGGCCAAGGAAGAAGGCCGTAACAACTACCAGTTCTTTCGCAGTGAAATGAATGTACGCGCAGTAGAACGACAAGTGGTTGAAGCACACCTGCGCAGCGCCCTGGAAAAAGATCAGTTCATCCTTCACTACCAGCCCAAGATCGACCTGCACAGCGGCCGTATTACCAGCGCCGAAGCACTGATCCGCTGGCAGCACCCCAGTTGGGGGATAATCCTGCCGGCTCGTTTCATCCCGGTTGCCGAGGCCTGCGGCCTGATCGTGCCGCTGGGTCGCTGGGTCTTGCAGCAGGCCTGCAAACAGGCCAAGCGCTGGGAAAACTGCGGCTATGTCCTGGATTCGGTGGCAGTGAACATCTCAGCCCTGGAGTTTCGCCGTCAGGACTTTGTCGACAGCGTGCGCGAGGCGTTGCAGAGCAGTGATCTGGACGCCCACAAACTGCAACTGGAAATCACCGAAAGCGTGCTGATGCGTGATGCCCAGGCCAGCGCGACGATCCTGCAGCAACTGAAGAACCTCGGCGTACAGCTGGCGGTGGATGATTTCGGCACAGGCTATTCCAGCCTCAGTTACCTCACCCAGTTCCCCATCGATGTGCTGAAGATTGATCGCACCTTTGTCCAGGCCATCGAGAACAGCAATGGCATCATCGTCAGTGCGGTCATTGCCATGGGCAACAGCCTAAAACAGCGGGTGATTGCCGAAGGCATCGAGGAACCGGCGCAGTTGGAGTTTCTGCGCCACCATCAGTGCGGTGAAGGCCAGGGCTATCTGTTCAGCCATCCAGTCAGCGTGGAGCAGTTCACCCACCTGCTGCGCAGCGGCATCCACTCGCCAATCAATACCCTGGCGAATACCTCCTAG
- a CDS encoding beta-ketoacyl-ACP synthase III has product MYNVVISGTGLYTPANSISNDELVESFNTYVQQFNADNAAAIASGEIEALSESSSGFIEKASGIKSRFVMDKAGILDPKRMAPRIPERSNEDWGILCEMAVGAAKDAMARAGKTAADIDGVIVACSNLQRAYPAVAIEVQAALGIQGFGYDMNVACSSATFGIQAAANSVQLGQARAILMVNPEICTGHLNFRDRDSHFIFGDAATAVIIERADQATSNYQFDIVGTKLITQFSNNIRNNFGFLNRCGEEGVGARDKLFVQEGRKVFKDVCPMVAELIAAHLAENKLNVGDVKRFWLHQANLNMNLLIARKLLGRDAEPGEAPVILDTYANTSSAGSVIALHTYQEDLPSGALGVLSSFGAGYSIGSVILRKH; this is encoded by the coding sequence GTGTATAACGTCGTGATCAGTGGTACCGGCCTCTATACCCCGGCTAACAGTATTTCCAACGATGAGTTGGTCGAGTCGTTCAACACCTACGTGCAGCAGTTCAATGCCGACAACGCGGCGGCCATCGCCAGTGGTGAAATCGAAGCGCTGAGTGAGTCGAGCAGCGGTTTTATCGAAAAAGCGTCCGGCATCAAGAGCCGCTTTGTCATGGACAAGGCCGGCATCCTCGACCCTAAACGCATGGCACCACGCATCCCGGAGCGTAGCAATGAAGACTGGGGCATCCTCTGCGAAATGGCCGTAGGCGCCGCCAAGGACGCCATGGCCCGTGCCGGCAAGACCGCTGCCGATATCGACGGGGTGATCGTCGCGTGTTCCAACCTGCAGCGCGCCTATCCGGCGGTGGCGATTGAGGTGCAGGCTGCGCTGGGTATTCAGGGCTTCGGCTACGACATGAACGTGGCCTGCTCTTCGGCCACCTTCGGCATTCAGGCGGCGGCCAACAGTGTGCAACTGGGGCAGGCCCGCGCGATTCTGATGGTCAACCCGGAAATCTGCACCGGCCACCTGAACTTCCGTGATCGCGACAGCCACTTTATCTTCGGCGACGCGGCCACCGCCGTGATCATTGAACGTGCCGACCAGGCCACGTCGAACTACCAGTTCGATATCGTCGGCACCAAGCTGATCACCCAGTTCAGCAACAACATCCGCAACAACTTCGGCTTCCTCAACCGCTGTGGGGAAGAGGGCGTTGGTGCCCGCGACAAGCTGTTTGTGCAGGAAGGTCGCAAGGTGTTCAAGGATGTCTGCCCGATGGTCGCCGAGCTGATTGCCGCGCACCTGGCCGAGAACAAGCTGAACGTCGGCGATGTGAAGCGCTTCTGGCTGCACCAAGCCAACCTCAACATGAACCTGCTGATCGCGCGCAAGCTGCTCGGTCGCGATGCTGAACCAGGCGAGGCACCGGTGATTCTCGACACCTACGCCAACACCAGTTCGGCCGGTTCGGTGATCGCCCTGCACACATACCAGGAAGACCTGCCGAGCGGTGCCCTGGGCGTGCTCAGCTCGTTCGGCGCCGGTTATTCGATTGGTAGCGTGATCCTGCGTAAGCACTAA
- a CDS encoding winged helix-turn-helix domain-containing protein — MYRLDLKIRLHNGADIAIGPGKAELLAAIAQHGSISAAARAMGMSYRRAWLLVETMNRSFKQPLVSTLAGGKQGGGTQLTATGELILQRYRALCAAALAAVQSGCDELAELLAESPANSDL, encoded by the coding sequence ATGTACCGTCTTGATCTGAAAATCCGTCTGCACAACGGCGCTGATATTGCCATCGGCCCCGGCAAGGCCGAGCTGTTGGCAGCCATCGCCCAGCACGGTTCGATCAGCGCCGCCGCGCGCGCCATGGGCATGTCCTATCGGCGTGCCTGGTTGTTGGTGGAAACCATGAACCGCAGTTTCAAGCAGCCGTTGGTCAGCACCCTGGCCGGCGGCAAGCAGGGCGGTGGCACCCAGCTCACCGCCACCGGCGAGCTGATTCTGCAGCGCTACCGCGCCCTCTGCGCCGCCGCCCTGGCAGCGGTGCAGAGTGGTTGCGACGAGCTGGCCGAACTGCTGGCCGAGTCACCCGCCAACAGCGACCTATAA